From one Pieris brassicae chromosome 5, ilPieBrab1.1, whole genome shotgun sequence genomic stretch:
- the LOC123709945 gene encoding uncharacterized protein LOC123709945: MEKIVITVYLNCLVLIATEQYPPYYQNQMPYDYTDVDYEDYEESNECACTCQRCEDIKPCCRNTCNNCFQPSIVMVPYPYPLIISTKEKETTTAPSTQVTTTPVQQETTLAPPSPTELPTTDILRNNEAYINDIIARTPNLNKKNKFVLTNLRRTKPEWVPKYGIVPIPDNLAEKLMLQLRSMRVLHPKKETFKPSATLSSLEKII; this comes from the exons ATGGAGAAAATT GTAATAACAGTGTATTTGAATTGTCTTGTATTAATTGCAACCGAACAATATCCGCCCTATTATCAAAATCAAATGCCTTACGACTACACAGATGTCGATTACGAGGACTACGAGGAGTCTAATGAATGCGCCTGCACTTGCCAACGCTGTGAAGACATAAAACCATGCTGCAGAAACACGTGCAACAACTGCTTCCAACCTTCCATCGTGATGGTTCCCTATCCCTACCCACTTATAATATCAACgaaagaaaaagaaacaaCTACAGCGCCATCAACACAAGTAACGACTACTCCTGTACAACAAGAAACAACATTAGCGCCACCTTCACCAACAGAATTACCAACTACAGACATCCTTAGAAACAATGAAGCGtacataaatgatattataGCCAGAACAccgaatttgaataaaaagaataagTTTGTGTTAACCAATCTAAGACGTACAAAGCCCGAATGGGTACCGAAGTATGGCATTGTACCCATACCGGATAATTTGGCAGAGAAGTTAATGCTCCAACTGCGGAGCATGCGTGTGCTACATCCAAAGAAAGAGACGTTTAAACCTAGTGCAACACTGTCTTCGTTGGAGAAGATAATATAA
- the LOC123709349 gene encoding phosphoserine phosphatase isoform X1, translating into MMALFILKSNLQFATLKTLSLVSISAMTPQQSVKEVLRTADCVCFDVDSTVIRDEGIDELAKFCGKGEDVKRLTAEAMCGNMTFQEALKKRLDIIRPTVGQIKEYLEKFPIHLTPGVAELVKVLQERGVAVYLVSGGFRSLIDPVADLLSIPRSNIYANRLKFYFNGEYAGFDENEPTSRSGGKPLVIRRLKEQHGYQKLVMIGDGATDAEASPPADAFIGFGGNVVREEVQKRAPWFVTSFQELTDALIVQK; encoded by the exons ATGATGGCGCTATTCAt ttTAAAATCAAACCTCCAATTCGCAACCCTAAAGACACTGTCTTTAGTATCAATCAGTGCGATGACTCCTCAACAAAGCGTTAAAGAGGTGTTGAGGACAGCTGATTGCGTGTGCTTCGATGTCGATTCAACTGTCATCAGGGACGAAGGAATTGACGAGTTGGCGAAATTCTGCGGCAAAGGCGAAGATGTTAAAAGATT AACTGCAGAAGCGATGTGTGGTAACATGACGTTCCAGGAGGCGTTAAAGAAGAGGCTGGATATTATACGACCAACCGTCGGCCAAATCAAAGAATACTTAGAGAAATTTCCTATCCATCTTACACCGGGCGTCGC GGAACTAGTGAAAGTACTACAAGAACGAGGTGTGGCCGTATATCTCGTATCTGGTGGCTTCAGAAGTCTCATTGACCCAGTGGCAGATCTCCTCTCAATACCCAGAAGCAATATTTACGCGAACAGACTCAAGTTTTACTTCAATG GTGAATACGCGGGTTTCGATGAGAACGAGCCTACGTCTCGGTCTGGTGGCAAGCCCCTGGTAATAAGACGGCTGAAAGAGCAACACGGCTACCAGAAGCTGGTCATGATTGGAGATGGCGCCACTGACGCGGAAGCCAGTCCACCCGCTGATGCCTTTATTG GTTTTGGTGGGAACGTCGTACGGGAGGAAGTACAGAAGAGGGCGCCCTGGTTCGTAACAAGCTTCCAGGAATTGACAGATGCTCTCATTGTTCAAAAGTGA
- the LOC123709349 gene encoding phosphoserine phosphatase isoform X3 — protein sequence MTPQQSVKEVLRTADCVCFDVDSTVIRDEGIDELAKFCGKGEDVKRLTAEAMCGNMTFQEALKKRLDIIRPTVGQIKEYLEKFPIHLTPGVAELVKVLQERGVAVYLVSGGFRSLIDPVADLLSIPRSNIYANRLKFYFNGEYAGFDENEPTSRSGGKPLVIRRLKEQHGYQKLVMIGDGATDAEASPPADAFIGFGGNVVREEVQKRAPWFVTSFQELTDALIVQK from the exons ATGACTCCTCAACAAAGCGTTAAAGAGGTGTTGAGGACAGCTGATTGCGTGTGCTTCGATGTCGATTCAACTGTCATCAGGGACGAAGGAATTGACGAGTTGGCGAAATTCTGCGGCAAAGGCGAAGATGTTAAAAGATT AACTGCAGAAGCGATGTGTGGTAACATGACGTTCCAGGAGGCGTTAAAGAAGAGGCTGGATATTATACGACCAACCGTCGGCCAAATCAAAGAATACTTAGAGAAATTTCCTATCCATCTTACACCGGGCGTCGC GGAACTAGTGAAAGTACTACAAGAACGAGGTGTGGCCGTATATCTCGTATCTGGTGGCTTCAGAAGTCTCATTGACCCAGTGGCAGATCTCCTCTCAATACCCAGAAGCAATATTTACGCGAACAGACTCAAGTTTTACTTCAATG GTGAATACGCGGGTTTCGATGAGAACGAGCCTACGTCTCGGTCTGGTGGCAAGCCCCTGGTAATAAGACGGCTGAAAGAGCAACACGGCTACCAGAAGCTGGTCATGATTGGAGATGGCGCCACTGACGCGGAAGCCAGTCCACCCGCTGATGCCTTTATTG GTTTTGGTGGGAACGTCGTACGGGAGGAAGTACAGAAGAGGGCGCCCTGGTTCGTAACAAGCTTCCAGGAATTGACAGATGCTCTCATTGTTCAAAAGTGA
- the LOC123709349 gene encoding phosphoserine phosphatase isoform X2, which produces MALSSLKSNLQFATLKTLSLVSISAMTPQQSVKEVLRTADCVCFDVDSTVIRDEGIDELAKFCGKGEDVKRLTAEAMCGNMTFQEALKKRLDIIRPTVGQIKEYLEKFPIHLTPGVAELVKVLQERGVAVYLVSGGFRSLIDPVADLLSIPRSNIYANRLKFYFNGEYAGFDENEPTSRSGGKPLVIRRLKEQHGYQKLVMIGDGATDAEASPPADAFIGFGGNVVREEVQKRAPWFVTSFQELTDALIVQK; this is translated from the exons ATGGCTCTAAgcag ttTAAAATCAAACCTCCAATTCGCAACCCTAAAGACACTGTCTTTAGTATCAATCAGTGCGATGACTCCTCAACAAAGCGTTAAAGAGGTGTTGAGGACAGCTGATTGCGTGTGCTTCGATGTCGATTCAACTGTCATCAGGGACGAAGGAATTGACGAGTTGGCGAAATTCTGCGGCAAAGGCGAAGATGTTAAAAGATT AACTGCAGAAGCGATGTGTGGTAACATGACGTTCCAGGAGGCGTTAAAGAAGAGGCTGGATATTATACGACCAACCGTCGGCCAAATCAAAGAATACTTAGAGAAATTTCCTATCCATCTTACACCGGGCGTCGC GGAACTAGTGAAAGTACTACAAGAACGAGGTGTGGCCGTATATCTCGTATCTGGTGGCTTCAGAAGTCTCATTGACCCAGTGGCAGATCTCCTCTCAATACCCAGAAGCAATATTTACGCGAACAGACTCAAGTTTTACTTCAATG GTGAATACGCGGGTTTCGATGAGAACGAGCCTACGTCTCGGTCTGGTGGCAAGCCCCTGGTAATAAGACGGCTGAAAGAGCAACACGGCTACCAGAAGCTGGTCATGATTGGAGATGGCGCCACTGACGCGGAAGCCAGTCCACCCGCTGATGCCTTTATTG GTTTTGGTGGGAACGTCGTACGGGAGGAAGTACAGAAGAGGGCGCCCTGGTTCGTAACAAGCTTCCAGGAATTGACAGATGCTCTCATTGTTCAAAAGTGA